In Brienomyrus brachyistius isolate T26 chromosome 14, BBRACH_0.4, whole genome shotgun sequence, the following proteins share a genomic window:
- the LOC125707951 gene encoding transcriptional-regulating factor 1-like isoform X2 has translation MEEQPLCENNRPEDIYFPQHNSMGVCNMNYGAQPMVPAQLSPASPQYFQDQMESPVTPGQDFSSLVEGSKPGGAWPSSNNRKSIPNLWGSLSQGDALEMNENNSNGGYQFSTLASTESPVTPKHAINSLPRLDSFNQVFASQNLRILQGGGGGNKGSRMLVSGPICTPTDSALRQLLSQKPPQLEQSSMQPSGPQHRYLPMGLSASRSYDQTQSKLMHEHEQQQLQYDYQHQQPDEYYIQQGALQQAPVSECGRSLQQFHQQPQQLDYQQGAFYQPQAHLAAQQPMPSPSFLPGYGQNCKISQQQQQFMQASPAHPSQQAQLYFQEEQKPRPLYHQSSPYLQQPQGHIQDEVHPLPSKQYHSDSNCVLPSPSQHTPTHPAHSFLFPRDHSRACQEPTMPLASTISPIPQGHAPQREVPPSIQQPNCKAGGQQLHSPSSSWLQMRLPNYQDDPLSPDHSIVVKPEVLEKNDSSNKLLCSTCKKVFKSLPALNGHMRSHGGFRALPTPKTKEGGVQLPREDEPAHPVVMPVSVPVKLQPPVTKLPVAPRWHSPDKGPSSHTGLSPQAPWLCSERPQIHAASSMLKSESAGEVEGQAARPVKKKNRHRLQPLVIPTSSPTSMTRVTILYQSQLRSPHIMGDSTSYTPPPMLSPVRQGSGLFSNVKTGPGPPGGSLNPVPPRVIICKTNNASGNLILTTLGPGEKPVDIEPRINIGPRFQAVIPDLQEPSQVEKDIHKAGLLWTPWGDLDSPVAQQKVDNLVNMACSSILPGGGANTELALHCLFECRGNFMATVEKLLVLKPVRHKSNPLSDYHYAGSDKWTVAEKKLFNKAFIIHNKDFFLIQKMVKTKTVAQCVEYYYTCKKISSLGKKQKTCPSDLVPESSNDWAEAELDAKKSQEREPKALRSPDLSDPPTNGTVVLSKSTFVCEVPGCGLVFSSKPALSGHGRIHSSPSSCPKPLSDRSKPKAQAQSVSSSLKSSPAHSTTSGETDSTLLFPCKECGKVFFKIKSRNAHMKTHRQQDDVQVWRLQKPVGHMPVEGASTSPRISQVPMALLQLPIDHMGLVKRLREESDHPEEEGEEEEEEEEEEEKMGKGCPLVARPVTQTQKGTK, from the exons ATGGAAGAGCAGCCGCTGTGTGAAAACAACCGTCCGGAAGACATCTATTTCCCGCAGCACAACTCCATGGGCGTGTGTAACATGAACTATGGCGCGCAGCCTATGGTGCCGGCTCAGCTCTCCCCAGCTTCCCCTCAGTACTTCCAAGACCAGATGGAATCTCCTGTCACACCTGGGCAGGACTTCAGTTCCCTAGTGGAAGGTTCCAAACCTGGGGGCGCATGGCCTAGCAGCAATAACAGGAAGAGCATCCCGAACTTGTGGGGCTCGCTCTCTCAAGGTGACGCCCTGGAGATGAATGAAAACAACAGTAATGGGGGCTACCAGTTCAGCACCCTGGCCTCCACGGAGTCACCGGTGACCCCCAAGCATGCCATCAACTCTCTGCCACGCCTTGATTCCTTCAACCAGGTCTTTGCCAGCCAAAACCTGCGAATCCTCCAAGGAGGGGGTGGCGGCAACAAGGGGTCCCGGATGTTGGTGTCTGGCCCGATCTGCACCCCCACGGACAGCGCCCTGCGGCAGCTACTCTCACAGAAGCCCCCGCAGCTGGAGCAGTCGAGCATGCAACCATCGGGGCCGCAGCACAGGTACCTCCCCATGGGACTGTCGGCGTCCAGGAGCTACGACCAGACTCAGTCCAAGCTCATGCATGAGCAtgaacagcagcagctgcagtaCGACTACCAGCACCAGCAACCGGACGAGTACTacatccagcagggggcgctgcagcAGGCGCCGGTCTCGGAATGCGGCCGCTCCCTACAGCAGTTCCACCAGCAACCGCAGCAGCTCGactaccagcagggggcgttcTACCAGCCACAGGCTCACTTGGCAGCCCAGCAGCCCATGCCAAGTCCCTCGTTCCTGCCTGGCTATGGTCAGAACTGTAAGATctcccagcagcagcagcagttcaTGCAGGCCAGCCCGGCCCACCCCAGCCAGCAAGCCCAGCTCTACTTCCAGGAGGAGCAGAAACCCAGGCCGTTGTACCACCAAAGCAGCCCTtacctgcagcagccccagggCCACATCCAAGACGAGGTTCACCCATTGCCCAGCAAGCAGTATCACTCCGACTCAAACTGTGTCCTGCCCAGCCCGAGCCAGCACACGCCCACCCACCCAGCTCATAGCTTCCTGTTTCCCAGAGACCATAGCCGGGCCTGTCAGGAACCCACCATGCCTCTGGCCAGCACCATCAGCCCTATCCCCCAGGGCCATGCGCCACAGAGGGAAGTCCCCCCCAGCATCCAGCAGCCGAACTGCAAAGCGGGGGGTCAGCAACTGCACTCCCCCAGCTCTTCATGGCTACAG ATGCGCTTACCGAACTACCAGGACGATCCACTATCTCCTGACCACAG CATTGTGGTCAAACCAGAGGTGTTGGAGAAGAACGACAGCAGCAACAAGCTGTTGTGCTCTACCTGCAAGAAGGTGTTCAAGAGTCTGCCGGCCCTGAACGGCCACATGCGGTCTCACGGGGGCTTCCGGGCTCTGCCCACACCCAAAACG AAGGAGGGGGGCGTTCAGCTGCCCCGGGAGGATGAGCCTGCCCACCCGGTCGTCATGcctgtctctgtgcctgtcaaGCTTCAGCCCCCTGTCACCAAGTTGCCCGTCGCTCCTCGCTGGCACAGCCCTGACAAAGGCCCCAGCAGCCACACCGGTCTGTCTCCGCAGGCGCCGTGGCTGTGCTCTGAGCGGCCCCAGATACATGCCGCTTCCTCT ATGTTAAAAAGCGAGAGTGCCGGAGAGGTAGAGGGGCAGGCAGCCAGGCCAGTCAAGAAGAAGAACCGCCATCGCCTGCAGCCGCTGGTCATTCCCACATCCAGCCCCACCTCCATGACCAGAGTCACCATCCTGTACCAAAGCCAGCTACGCTCACCACACATCATGGGCGACTCCACCTCCTACACCCCACCTCCCATGCTCAGCCCTGTCCGACAAGGATCTGGGCTCTTCAGCAATGTTAAAACAGGCCCAGGGCCACCAGGAGGGAGCCTCAACCCAGTCCCTCCACGTGTGATTATCTGCAAAACAA ATAACGCTTCTGGAAATCTTATATTGACGACACTGGGCCCAGGAGAGAAGCCTGTGGACATTGAACC GCGGATTAACATCGGCCCCCGTTTCCAGGCTGTGATTCCCGACTTGCAGGAACCATCCCAGGTGGAAAAGGACATACACAAGGCTGGCCTTCTGTGGACCCCCTGGGGGGACTTGGACAGCCCAGTTGCCCAGCAGAAAG TGGACAATCTTGTGAATATGGCGTGTTCCAGCATACTgccaggagggggcgccaaTACTGAACTAGCTCTCCACTGTCTTTTTGAATGCAGGGGGAACTTCATG GCAACCGTGGAGAAATTGCTTGTGTTGAAGCCAGTGAGACATAAGTCTAACCCTCTTTCAGATTATCATTATGCAG GGTCTGATAAGTGGACAGTGGCGGAGAAGAAGCTGTTCAATAAAGCCTTTATCATACACAACAAGGACTTCTTTCTCATACAGAAAATG GTTAAAACAAAGACAGTGGCACAGTGTGTCGAGTACTACTACACCTGCAAAAAGATATCAAGTTTGGGCAAGAAACAGAAGACATGCCCGTCTGACCTGGTCCCCGAGAGCTCG AATGACTGGGCCGAGGCGGAGTTGGATGCGAAGAAGTCCCAGGAGCGGGAGCCCAAAGCCCTCAGGTCACCTGACCTGTCAGACCCCCCCACCAATGGCACCGTGGTCCTGTCCAAGAGCACTTTCGTGTGTGAAGTGCCTGGCTGTGGTTTG GTCTTCTCCTCTAAGCCAGCCTTGAGCGGACATGGGCGAATTCACAGCAGCCCGAGCTCATGCCCCAAGCCTCTCTCAGACAGAAGCAAACCCAAGGCACAGGCCCAGTCAGTATCAAGCTCCCTGAAAAGCTCCCCGGCCCATAGCACCACCAGCGGGGAGACTGACTCCACGCTTCTCTTCCCTTGCAAAGAGTGCGGCAA ggtgttttttaaaatcaagaGCCGTAACGCCCACATGAAGACCCACCGGCAGCAGGATGACGTGCAGGTCTGGAGGCTCCAGAAGCCAGTGGGTCACATGCCCGTGGAGGGGGCGTCCACCAGCCCTCGCATCTCCCAGGTGCCCATGGCTCTTCTCCAACTCCCCATCGACCACATGGGCCTGGTAAAGCGGCTTAGGGAGGAGAGCGACCACCcggaggaagagggagaggaggaggaagaagaggaggaggaggaagagaagatGGGGAAAGGCTGCCCTCTTGTGGCACGTCCCGTGACGCAGACGCAGAAGGGAACTAAATGA
- the LOC125707951 gene encoding transcriptional-regulating factor 1-like isoform X1 yields MEEQPLCENNRPEDIYFPQHNSMGVCNMNYGAQPMVPAQLSPASPQYFQDQMESPVTPGQDFSSLVEGSKPGGAWPSSNNRKSIPNLWGSLSQGDALEMNENNSNGGYQFSTLASTESPVTPKHAINSLPRLDSFNQVFASQNLRILQGGGGGNKGSRMLVSGPICTPTDSALRQLLSQKPPQLEQSSMQPSGPQHRYLPMGLSASRSYDQTQSKLMHEHEQQQLQYDYQHQQPDEYYIQQGALQQAPVSECGRSLQQFHQQPQQLDYQQGAFYQPQAHLAAQQPMPSPSFLPGYGQNCKISQQQQQFMQASPAHPSQQAQLYFQEEQKPRPLYHQSSPYLQQPQGHIQDEVHPLPSKQYHSDSNCVLPSPSQHTPTHPAHSFLFPRDHSRACQEPTMPLASTISPIPQGHAPQREVPPSIQQPNCKAGGQQLHSPSSSWLQMRLPNYQDDPLSPDHSIPFHGHAACSIVVKPEVLEKNDSSNKLLCSTCKKVFKSLPALNGHMRSHGGFRALPTPKTKEGGVQLPREDEPAHPVVMPVSVPVKLQPPVTKLPVAPRWHSPDKGPSSHTGLSPQAPWLCSERPQIHAASSMLKSESAGEVEGQAARPVKKKNRHRLQPLVIPTSSPTSMTRVTILYQSQLRSPHIMGDSTSYTPPPMLSPVRQGSGLFSNVKTGPGPPGGSLNPVPPRVIICKTNNASGNLILTTLGPGEKPVDIEPRINIGPRFQAVIPDLQEPSQVEKDIHKAGLLWTPWGDLDSPVAQQKVDNLVNMACSSILPGGGANTELALHCLFECRGNFMATVEKLLVLKPVRHKSNPLSDYHYAGSDKWTVAEKKLFNKAFIIHNKDFFLIQKMVKTKTVAQCVEYYYTCKKISSLGKKQKTCPSDLVPESSNDWAEAELDAKKSQEREPKALRSPDLSDPPTNGTVVLSKSTFVCEVPGCGLVFSSKPALSGHGRIHSSPSSCPKPLSDRSKPKAQAQSVSSSLKSSPAHSTTSGETDSTLLFPCKECGKVFFKIKSRNAHMKTHRQQDDVQVWRLQKPVGHMPVEGASTSPRISQVPMALLQLPIDHMGLVKRLREESDHPEEEGEEEEEEEEEEEKMGKGCPLVARPVTQTQKGTK; encoded by the exons ATGGAAGAGCAGCCGCTGTGTGAAAACAACCGTCCGGAAGACATCTATTTCCCGCAGCACAACTCCATGGGCGTGTGTAACATGAACTATGGCGCGCAGCCTATGGTGCCGGCTCAGCTCTCCCCAGCTTCCCCTCAGTACTTCCAAGACCAGATGGAATCTCCTGTCACACCTGGGCAGGACTTCAGTTCCCTAGTGGAAGGTTCCAAACCTGGGGGCGCATGGCCTAGCAGCAATAACAGGAAGAGCATCCCGAACTTGTGGGGCTCGCTCTCTCAAGGTGACGCCCTGGAGATGAATGAAAACAACAGTAATGGGGGCTACCAGTTCAGCACCCTGGCCTCCACGGAGTCACCGGTGACCCCCAAGCATGCCATCAACTCTCTGCCACGCCTTGATTCCTTCAACCAGGTCTTTGCCAGCCAAAACCTGCGAATCCTCCAAGGAGGGGGTGGCGGCAACAAGGGGTCCCGGATGTTGGTGTCTGGCCCGATCTGCACCCCCACGGACAGCGCCCTGCGGCAGCTACTCTCACAGAAGCCCCCGCAGCTGGAGCAGTCGAGCATGCAACCATCGGGGCCGCAGCACAGGTACCTCCCCATGGGACTGTCGGCGTCCAGGAGCTACGACCAGACTCAGTCCAAGCTCATGCATGAGCAtgaacagcagcagctgcagtaCGACTACCAGCACCAGCAACCGGACGAGTACTacatccagcagggggcgctgcagcAGGCGCCGGTCTCGGAATGCGGCCGCTCCCTACAGCAGTTCCACCAGCAACCGCAGCAGCTCGactaccagcagggggcgttcTACCAGCCACAGGCTCACTTGGCAGCCCAGCAGCCCATGCCAAGTCCCTCGTTCCTGCCTGGCTATGGTCAGAACTGTAAGATctcccagcagcagcagcagttcaTGCAGGCCAGCCCGGCCCACCCCAGCCAGCAAGCCCAGCTCTACTTCCAGGAGGAGCAGAAACCCAGGCCGTTGTACCACCAAAGCAGCCCTtacctgcagcagccccagggCCACATCCAAGACGAGGTTCACCCATTGCCCAGCAAGCAGTATCACTCCGACTCAAACTGTGTCCTGCCCAGCCCGAGCCAGCACACGCCCACCCACCCAGCTCATAGCTTCCTGTTTCCCAGAGACCATAGCCGGGCCTGTCAGGAACCCACCATGCCTCTGGCCAGCACCATCAGCCCTATCCCCCAGGGCCATGCGCCACAGAGGGAAGTCCCCCCCAGCATCCAGCAGCCGAACTGCAAAGCGGGGGGTCAGCAACTGCACTCCCCCAGCTCTTCATGGCTACAG ATGCGCTTACCGAACTACCAGGACGATCCACTATCTCCTGACCACAG CATCCCCTTCCACGGTCATGCCGCCTGCAGCATTGTGGTCAAACCAGAGGTGTTGGAGAAGAACGACAGCAGCAACAAGCTGTTGTGCTCTACCTGCAAGAAGGTGTTCAAGAGTCTGCCGGCCCTGAACGGCCACATGCGGTCTCACGGGGGCTTCCGGGCTCTGCCCACACCCAAAACG AAGGAGGGGGGCGTTCAGCTGCCCCGGGAGGATGAGCCTGCCCACCCGGTCGTCATGcctgtctctgtgcctgtcaaGCTTCAGCCCCCTGTCACCAAGTTGCCCGTCGCTCCTCGCTGGCACAGCCCTGACAAAGGCCCCAGCAGCCACACCGGTCTGTCTCCGCAGGCGCCGTGGCTGTGCTCTGAGCGGCCCCAGATACATGCCGCTTCCTCT ATGTTAAAAAGCGAGAGTGCCGGAGAGGTAGAGGGGCAGGCAGCCAGGCCAGTCAAGAAGAAGAACCGCCATCGCCTGCAGCCGCTGGTCATTCCCACATCCAGCCCCACCTCCATGACCAGAGTCACCATCCTGTACCAAAGCCAGCTACGCTCACCACACATCATGGGCGACTCCACCTCCTACACCCCACCTCCCATGCTCAGCCCTGTCCGACAAGGATCTGGGCTCTTCAGCAATGTTAAAACAGGCCCAGGGCCACCAGGAGGGAGCCTCAACCCAGTCCCTCCACGTGTGATTATCTGCAAAACAA ATAACGCTTCTGGAAATCTTATATTGACGACACTGGGCCCAGGAGAGAAGCCTGTGGACATTGAACC GCGGATTAACATCGGCCCCCGTTTCCAGGCTGTGATTCCCGACTTGCAGGAACCATCCCAGGTGGAAAAGGACATACACAAGGCTGGCCTTCTGTGGACCCCCTGGGGGGACTTGGACAGCCCAGTTGCCCAGCAGAAAG TGGACAATCTTGTGAATATGGCGTGTTCCAGCATACTgccaggagggggcgccaaTACTGAACTAGCTCTCCACTGTCTTTTTGAATGCAGGGGGAACTTCATG GCAACCGTGGAGAAATTGCTTGTGTTGAAGCCAGTGAGACATAAGTCTAACCCTCTTTCAGATTATCATTATGCAG GGTCTGATAAGTGGACAGTGGCGGAGAAGAAGCTGTTCAATAAAGCCTTTATCATACACAACAAGGACTTCTTTCTCATACAGAAAATG GTTAAAACAAAGACAGTGGCACAGTGTGTCGAGTACTACTACACCTGCAAAAAGATATCAAGTTTGGGCAAGAAACAGAAGACATGCCCGTCTGACCTGGTCCCCGAGAGCTCG AATGACTGGGCCGAGGCGGAGTTGGATGCGAAGAAGTCCCAGGAGCGGGAGCCCAAAGCCCTCAGGTCACCTGACCTGTCAGACCCCCCCACCAATGGCACCGTGGTCCTGTCCAAGAGCACTTTCGTGTGTGAAGTGCCTGGCTGTGGTTTG GTCTTCTCCTCTAAGCCAGCCTTGAGCGGACATGGGCGAATTCACAGCAGCCCGAGCTCATGCCCCAAGCCTCTCTCAGACAGAAGCAAACCCAAGGCACAGGCCCAGTCAGTATCAAGCTCCCTGAAAAGCTCCCCGGCCCATAGCACCACCAGCGGGGAGACTGACTCCACGCTTCTCTTCCCTTGCAAAGAGTGCGGCAA ggtgttttttaaaatcaagaGCCGTAACGCCCACATGAAGACCCACCGGCAGCAGGATGACGTGCAGGTCTGGAGGCTCCAGAAGCCAGTGGGTCACATGCCCGTGGAGGGGGCGTCCACCAGCCCTCGCATCTCCCAGGTGCCCATGGCTCTTCTCCAACTCCCCATCGACCACATGGGCCTGGTAAAGCGGCTTAGGGAGGAGAGCGACCACCcggaggaagagggagaggaggaggaagaagaggaggaggaggaagagaagatGGGGAAAGGCTGCCCTCTTGTGGCACGTCCCGTGACGCAGACGCAGAAGGGAACTAAATGA